The sequence GATTGCAAACACAAAGCCGACCCAGGTTGTGCATTAAGACAAGCGGTCGAAAATGGTGAAATTTCTGCAATTCGCTTTGAAAATTACCATCGTCTAATTGAAAGCCGGGCTGAAAGTAAAAGCCAACGTCATTTTAGAACGGAAGATTTATAACATGAATGAATTTTTATATCCTGACGCCAAACTAATTGCCGGTGTTGATGAAGTCGGTCGTGGCCCTTTAGTCGGGGCCGTCGTTACAGCTGCGGTGATTTTAGATCCAAATAATCCGATTGAAGGTTTAGCTGATTCTAAAAAGCTCTCTGAAAAAAAGCGTATTGCCCTAGCTGAAGAAATCAAAGCTAAAGCATTAAGTTGGTCACTTGGACGTGCAGAACCGACTGAAATTGATACACTCAATATTTTACATGCTACAATGTTGGCAATGCAGAGAGCGGTAGCTGGATTGCATATTCAGCCTGATTTTGTGTTGGTGGATGGCAACCGCATCCCCAAACTAGTAATGCCTGCTCAAGCGGTAGTAAAAGGCGATAGTTTGGTAGCAGAAATCAGTGCTGCTTCGATTTTAGCGAAAGTTGCCCGCGATCAAGAAATGGCTCAGCTTGACCAGCTTCACCCCGAATATGGCTTTGCTCAACATAAAGGGTACCCAACCAAGCTGCATTTTGAAAAATTAGTAGAATTTGGTGCAACGCCTTATCACCGTAAAAGCTTTGCGCCGGTTAGAAAAGTGCTTAATTTAGACTAAAAGGAACATACTATGCCTCAAGAATATCAAGAAACCATTTTTACTAAAATTATCAATAAAGAAATTCCGGCAAATATCGTCTATCAAGATGAATTGGTAACTGCATTTCGCGATATTGCTCCACAAGCACCAACACATATTTTAATTATTCCGAATAAATTTATTCCAACAGTAAACCATATAACGGCTGAAGATGAATTAGCGCTTGGTCGGCTATTTACCGTTGCAGCAAAATTGGCTAAAGAAGAAGGTATTGCAAAAGACGGATATCGATTGGTAATGAACTGCAATAAAAACGGCGGACAAGAAGTGTTCCATATCCATATGCACTTACTTGGTGGACAAAAATTAGGCCCTTTAGTGACTAAATAATATGATGAAATCGCTTTCCATTGTTGCAATTTTTTCGCTGTTTTTGACCGCTTGTACCGGTAAACCTGTCAGCTATTTACCCAAAAGCGCAAGCCCTATTGTAAATATCGAAGCGAATATTGCAGACCACATTAAATTAGAAACTGATGATAAACGATTTGCCACGACAAATTTGACCGAATTTCCGCTTAATATCGCTTACAAACTTTTTTGGTATGATAAAGATGGTGTGACACAATCATTTAGCAATACAGATAGCACTCCTTGGCAATATTTATGGTTGCAACCCAAGCAGACACAGTTTGTCACCTTAATCAAGCCCACCCCAGAATCTATCAGTTACCGTCTCTATTTACGCGGGAGTAGATAGCAAAAAAGCAGATCGTCCAACGATCTGCTTTTTATTATTTCAAAAACGGATTACTTTGTTTTTCACGCCCAATGGTGGTATGTGAACCATGTCCCGGCACAATAATAAAGTCATCTTCTAGATCAAACATTTTGGTTCGGATAGTCTCCAATAATTGAGCATGACTGCCCATATAAAGATCTGTTCTCCCAATACTGTTTTGAAATAATACATCACCACTAAAAGCAATTTTATTCTCAAAATCAAAAAAGCCGATATGTCCTGGTGCGTGGCCGGGTAAGTGGCGAATTTGATATTTTAGATTTCCAACTTCAACTATATCGCCTTCTCCCAACCAGTAATCGGGCAAACAGGCTTCAACAGGAGCTAATCCAAACTGCTGGCACATTTCCGGCAAACGCTCAAATAACGGTTTATCTGCAATATTTGAACCAAAAACCTCAACATCAAAGTGATTTTTTACCTTCTCCACCGCCATAATATGATCTAAATGCGCATGGGTAATCAATAATTTTTGCACTTTTAAATTTTGAGATTCTACAAATTGAATGATACGTTCAGCATCATCACCGGCATCAATAATTGCTGCATTGTTGTTTTCGTCCCATACAACAGTACAGTTTTGTTGAAAAGGACTGACTGGAATAATTTGCAAATTAAACATCAAATATAACCGCTTGTTAGCCTCGCCATGTACGTACCGGGCCAGTATCTACGTGAACAAAATTGCTACGTGGATAATAGCCTACTCCACCGTTATTTAAGCTTTCTGCTGCTTGTCTAACCTTATTTAGTGGTACACCTGACACTTGGAAGTCCACTGCCTGCCCGCGAATATGGTAACTATGACTTGCTACACCACGGCTTCTCATACGCATTCTGGCATTAGTTTGTGCCGAACGATAACCGCTTAAGACGAGAATTTCGGCATTATGAAAACCTAAACGGCGTTGGAGCTGATTCAATTTAACAAATAATCTTGGATCAATTGCTTTTACTTGGTTGATATGGCGATCTCGCATTAAGTAATTTAAGTGCCCGAGATCAGTTTTGTTGAGTCCACCCACACCAAATTTGGCTGTATAGGTATCACCTGTATTAATATTGCGAAAACGCAATGCAACAGGGGCTGGTGTAGAAAGCGCTGCCATCACTTGACCCGGCAGAAGGCTAGCCCCTAAAACAAGTCCACCGAGTGATAACCACTTACGGCGTTGAACATCAATTTGTTTCATTTTTACCTCATAGGTTAGCTACTGATTTATAGAAAATAGC comes from Mannheimia granulomatis and encodes:
- the rnhB gene encoding ribonuclease HII is translated as MNEFLYPDAKLIAGVDEVGRGPLVGAVVTAAVILDPNNPIEGLADSKKLSEKKRIALAEEIKAKALSWSLGRAEPTEIDTLNILHATMLAMQRAVAGLHIQPDFVLVDGNRIPKLVMPAQAVVKGDSLVAEISAASILAKVARDQEMAQLDQLHPEYGFAQHKGYPTKLHFEKLVEFGATPYHRKSFAPVRKVLNLD
- a CDS encoding HIT domain-containing protein; protein product: MPQEYQETIFTKIINKEIPANIVYQDELVTAFRDIAPQAPTHILIIPNKFIPTVNHITAEDELALGRLFTVAAKLAKEEGIAKDGYRLVMNCNKNGGQEVFHIHMHLLGGQKLGPLVTK
- a CDS encoding YcfL family protein is translated as MMKSLSIVAIFSLFLTACTGKPVSYLPKSASPIVNIEANIADHIKLETDDKRFATTNLTEFPLNIAYKLFWYDKDGVTQSFSNTDSTPWQYLWLQPKQTQFVTLIKPTPESISYRLYLRGSR
- a CDS encoding MBL fold metallo-hydrolase yields the protein MFNLQIIPVSPFQQNCTVVWDENNNAAIIDAGDDAERIIQFVESQNLKVQKLLITHAHLDHIMAVEKVKNHFDVEVFGSNIADKPLFERLPEMCQQFGLAPVEACLPDYWLGEGDIVEVGNLKYQIRHLPGHAPGHIGFFDFENKIAFSGDVLFQNSIGRTDLYMGSHAQLLETIRTKMFDLEDDFIIVPGHGSHTTIGREKQSNPFLK
- a CDS encoding YcbK family protein, which produces MKQIDVQRRKWLSLGGLVLGASLLPGQVMAALSTPAPVALRFRNINTGDTYTAKFGVGGLNKTDLGHLNYLMRDRHINQVKAIDPRLFVKLNQLQRRLGFHNAEILVLSGYRSAQTNARMRMRSRGVASHSYHIRGQAVDFQVSGVPLNKVRQAAESLNNGGVGYYPRSNFVHVDTGPVRTWRG